A genomic segment from Oncorhynchus keta strain PuntledgeMale-10-30-2019 chromosome 7, Oket_V2, whole genome shotgun sequence encodes:
- the LOC118386252 gene encoding uncharacterized protein LOC118386252 isoform X2, which translates to MVHTCVVAGCRNRRIPGTSLSFYRFPRDPDRKQRWIAAVNREGWLPNDGSRLCSTHFISGKQVKNPRSPDYVPSVFTSAPLSPESEIKEETAAFEISDKQEAQVEAANALLFLQGQGRSVVDQRPSQVDHDVAQSASSSSSSDNGEESELVSSDSKDRGGKPGKRSAAEPDNYEDVLKILKKENRALRESVDKMSLSETSFRNDPEKVRFYTGLPNYFVFETVMWLLAPHMNGTKNMVKLSMFQQLLLTLMRLRLDLKNQDLAYRFGVKVGTVTRTVLRMVNVMSTTLVPTAVFWPSRAELRKNLPAALHSTYPDCAVIIDCFRVTLEKPGSEVNLLCGASAGSNTLKYMIGMAPQGVVTFVSRGSPGSVSDKSLAEGCGFLGKLLPGDVVLADKDLDIGESVAAHGALLKITGCDGGEGSEGSDCVSLTDISPERLSVRRHVERVVSMVKLRYSMLTGPVEVPFTAAERSSKIFTFDKIVQVACALNNLCISAAPLE; encoded by the exons ATGGTACACACGTGCGTGGTGGCTGGCTGTCGGAATAGAAGAATACCAGGCACATCATTGTCTTTTTACCGTTTCCCACGCGATCCCGACAGAAAGCAGCGTTGGATAGCTGCTGTGAACCGAGAAGGCTGGCTGCCAAACGACGGGAGCAGGTTGTGTAGTACTCATTTCATCTCAG GTAAACAGGTGAAGAATCCACGCTCGCCGGACTATGTTCCCTCTGTATTTACATCAGCTCCCCTATCCCCGGAGTCAGAAATTAAGGAAGAGACTGCTGCCTTTGAAATCTCAGACAAGCAGGAAGCCCAAGTGGAGGCTGCCAACGCCTTGCTCTTCCTGCAGGGCCAGGGCAGGTCTGTGGTCGACCAGAGGCCGAGCCAGGTGGACCATGACGTGGCCCAGAGTGCATCCTCATCCTCTAGCAGTGACAATGGTGAGGAATCTGAACTCGTGTCAAGCGACAGCAAAGACAGGGGAGGGAAGCCAGGCAAAAGGTCAGCCGCAGAGCCCGACAACTATGAGGATGTGCTGAAGATCTTGAAGAAGGAGAACCGGGCTCTCCGGGAGTCTGTGGATAAAATGTCACTCTCAGAGACCTCATTCCGGAACGACCCAGAGAAGGTCAGGTTTTACACTGGCTTGCCCAACTACTTTGTATTTGAGACAGTCATGTGGCTCCTTGCACCACACATGAACGGGACCAAGAACATGGTCAAGCTCTCCATGTTTCAGCAGCTGCTGCTGACACTAATGCGTCTCCGGCTTGACCTCAAGAACCAGGACTTGGCCTACCGCTTCGGCGTGAAGGTTGGCACAGTGACCAGGACAGTGCTCAGAATGGTTAACGTCATGTCCACCACACTGGTACCCACGGCTGTCTTCTGGCCCTCCAGGGCTGAGCTCCGCAAGAACCTCCCGGCAGCTCTCCACTCGACGTACCCTGACTGTGCCGTGATCATAGACTGCTTCAGGGTGACCCTGGAGAAACCCGGGTCAGAAGTAAACTTGTTGTGT GGGGCGTCAGCAGGGAGCAACACTCTGAAATACATGATAGGCATGGCCCCGCAGGGCGTGGTCACTTTCGTCTCCAGGGGGTCGCCGGGGAGTGTCAGCGACAAGAGCCTGGCAGAGGGGTGTGGCTTCCTGGGCAAGCTCCTTCCAGGAGACGTGGTCCTGGCTGATAAGGATTTGGACATTGGTGAGTCGGTGGCGGCTCATGGTGCCCTGCTGAAAATCACTGGCTGCGATGGCGGAGAGGGGTCTGAAGGGAGCGACTGTGTCTCGCTGACAGACATTTCCCCAGAGAGGCTGAGTGTGCGGAGGCATGTGGAGAGGGTTGTGTCCATGGTGAAACTAAGGTACTCCATGCTGACTGGCCCAGTGGAGGTCCCCTTCACGGCCGCTGAGCGGTCATCCAAAATTTTCACTTTTGATAAGATTGTGCAGGTTGCCTGTGCCTTAAACAACCTGTGTATATCTGCTGCACCCCTAGAGTGA
- the LOC118386252 gene encoding uncharacterized protein LOC118386252 isoform X1, whose protein sequence is MVHTCVVAGCRNRRIPGTSLSFYRFPRDPDRKQRWIAAVNREGWLPNDGSRLCSTHFISGKQVKNPRSPDYVPSVFTSAPLSPESEIKEETAAFEISDKQEAQVEAANALLFLQGQGRSVVDQRPSQVDHDVAQSASSSSSSDNGEESELVSSDSKDRGGKPGKRSAAEPDNYEDVLKILKKENRALRESVDKMSLSETSFRNDPEKVRFYTGLPNYFVFETVMWLLAPHMNGTKNMVKLSMFQQLLLTLMRLRLDLKNQDLAYRFGVKVGTVTRTVLRMVNVMSTTLVPTAVFWPSRAELRKNLPAALHSTYPDCAVIIDCFRVTLEKPGSEVNLLCQGASAGSNTLKYMIGMAPQGVVTFVSRGSPGSVSDKSLAEGCGFLGKLLPGDVVLADKDLDIGESVAAHGALLKITGCDGGEGSEGSDCVSLTDISPERLSVRRHVERVVSMVKLRYSMLTGPVEVPFTAAERSSKIFTFDKIVQVACALNNLCISAAPLE, encoded by the exons ATGGTACACACGTGCGTGGTGGCTGGCTGTCGGAATAGAAGAATACCAGGCACATCATTGTCTTTTTACCGTTTCCCACGCGATCCCGACAGAAAGCAGCGTTGGATAGCTGCTGTGAACCGAGAAGGCTGGCTGCCAAACGACGGGAGCAGGTTGTGTAGTACTCATTTCATCTCAG GTAAACAGGTGAAGAATCCACGCTCGCCGGACTATGTTCCCTCTGTATTTACATCAGCTCCCCTATCCCCGGAGTCAGAAATTAAGGAAGAGACTGCTGCCTTTGAAATCTCAGACAAGCAGGAAGCCCAAGTGGAGGCTGCCAACGCCTTGCTCTTCCTGCAGGGCCAGGGCAGGTCTGTGGTCGACCAGAGGCCGAGCCAGGTGGACCATGACGTGGCCCAGAGTGCATCCTCATCCTCTAGCAGTGACAATGGTGAGGAATCTGAACTCGTGTCAAGCGACAGCAAAGACAGGGGAGGGAAGCCAGGCAAAAGGTCAGCCGCAGAGCCCGACAACTATGAGGATGTGCTGAAGATCTTGAAGAAGGAGAACCGGGCTCTCCGGGAGTCTGTGGATAAAATGTCACTCTCAGAGACCTCATTCCGGAACGACCCAGAGAAGGTCAGGTTTTACACTGGCTTGCCCAACTACTTTGTATTTGAGACAGTCATGTGGCTCCTTGCACCACACATGAACGGGACCAAGAACATGGTCAAGCTCTCCATGTTTCAGCAGCTGCTGCTGACACTAATGCGTCTCCGGCTTGACCTCAAGAACCAGGACTTGGCCTACCGCTTCGGCGTGAAGGTTGGCACAGTGACCAGGACAGTGCTCAGAATGGTTAACGTCATGTCCACCACACTGGTACCCACGGCTGTCTTCTGGCCCTCCAGGGCTGAGCTCCGCAAGAACCTCCCGGCAGCTCTCCACTCGACGTACCCTGACTGTGCCGTGATCATAGACTGCTTCAGGGTGACCCTGGAGAAACCCGGGTCAGAAGTAAACTTGTTGTGT CAGGGGGCGTCAGCAGGGAGCAACACTCTGAAATACATGATAGGCATGGCCCCGCAGGGCGTGGTCACTTTCGTCTCCAGGGGGTCGCCGGGGAGTGTCAGCGACAAGAGCCTGGCAGAGGGGTGTGGCTTCCTGGGCAAGCTCCTTCCAGGAGACGTGGTCCTGGCTGATAAGGATTTGGACATTGGTGAGTCGGTGGCGGCTCATGGTGCCCTGCTGAAAATCACTGGCTGCGATGGCGGAGAGGGGTCTGAAGGGAGCGACTGTGTCTCGCTGACAGACATTTCCCCAGAGAGGCTGAGTGTGCGGAGGCATGTGGAGAGGGTTGTGTCCATGGTGAAACTAAGGTACTCCATGCTGACTGGCCCAGTGGAGGTCCCCTTCACGGCCGCTGAGCGGTCATCCAAAATTTTCACTTTTGATAAGATTGTGCAGGTTGCCTGTGCCTTAAACAACCTGTGTATATCTGCTGCACCCCTAGAGTGA
- the LOC118386250 gene encoding uncharacterized protein LOC118386250, whose amino-acid sequence MAMFGKVLEPVGYMQTMRTLVEGICTYLGGSASAEETDLARKNLDYIDQELAAAGPGLLTDQEVHRLEDDLAVVYYQLGAVVRAQSEFTKRETEVFLQYVQEHRLERQLTALHSRLMGVSVLTDQPTLLEELVQSRKPKRWEMREFCVKVNFVLGTGLLCLFTQAFLTGRDQALLMKTWSERMGALYRKMKTTGGRCSGYFLQQAEEDVRQQLQEAMQSRSAPEEAAAGILKTLEKNYDWLRWAIMVHPAMGPLEEDGGEGQGNTLQPNHFLSVSSEAPCPHVVACYRDAPTSLDKNHIHQLIVDLEWKIPNPPPEVYAAIEEDPGKARRYLASRMLKKLQEGLGSSVAVHVVPGKMEMKCNFPQASYYLYEYKHRLASGTLCVFG is encoded by the exons ATGGCAATGTTCGGCAAGGTGCTGGAGCCAGTGGGCTACATGCAGACCATGAGGACTCTGGTGGAGGGCATCTGTACCTACCTGGGTGGCAGTGCCTCAGCTGAAGAGACAGACCTGGCCAGGAAGAACCTGGACTACATAGACCAGGAGCTGGCTGCTGCAGGGCCAGGCCTGCTGACTGACCAGGAGGTCCATCGGCTGGAGGATGACCTGGCCGTGGTCTATTACCAGCTGGGCGCGGTCGTCAGGGCCCAGTCTGAGTTCACCAAACGGGAGACAGAGGTGTTTCTCCAGTATGTTCAGGAGCACCGGCTGGAGAGGCAGCTGACGGCACTCCACAGCCGGCTGATGGGGGTGTCGGTCCTGACAGACCAGCCGACCCTGCTGGAAGAGCTGGTCCAGAGCCGCAAGCCCAAACGCTGGGAGATGAGGGAGTTCTGTGTCAAG GTGAATTTTGTCCTAGGCACGGGTCTGCTGTGCCTCTTCACCCAGGCCTTCCTTACGGGCCGAGATCAGGCCCTGCTGATGAAGACCTGGTCTGAGCGCATGGGTGCCCTCTATAGGAAGATGAAGACCACTGGGGGTCGCTGTTCAGGCTACTTCCTACAGCAGGCGGAGGAGGACGTGCGTCAGCAGCTGCAGGAGGCCATGCAAAGCCGTTCAGCCCCCGAGGAGGCGGCAGCCGGCATTCTAAAGACCCTGGAGAAGAACTACGACTGGCTGCGCTGGGCCATCATGGTGCACCCTGCCATGGGGCCCttggaggaggatgggggagagggccAGGGGAACACACTACAGCCCAACCACTTCTTGTCCGTGTCATCTGAGGCACCATGCCCTCATGTGGTGGCCTGCTACCGTGACGCGCCCACCTCGCTGGACAAGAACCACATCCACCAGCTGATCGTGGACCTGGAGTGGAAGATCCCCAACCCACCTCCAGAGGTGTACGCTGCCATCGAGGAGGATCCAGGGAAGGCCCGACGCTACCTGGCCTCTCGCATGCTTAAGaagctgcaggaggggctgggcTCATCGGTGGCTGTCCATGTGGTGCCGGGCAAGATGGAGATGAAGTGTAACTTCCCCCAAGCCTCCTACTACCTGTACGAGTACAAACATAGGTTGGCCTCGGGCACCTTGTGTGTGTTTGGATAA